In Centropristis striata isolate RG_2023a ecotype Rhode Island chromosome 15, C.striata_1.0, whole genome shotgun sequence, a genomic segment contains:
- the rfc3 gene encoding replication factor C subunit 3 yields MSLWLDKYRPTALGKLDFHKEQATQLKNLVQCGDFPHLLVYGPSGAGKKTRIMCLLRELYGPGVEKLRIEHQTVVAPSKKKIEINTIASNYHLEVNPSDAGNQDRVVIQELIKTVAQSQQIQSSTQRDFKVVLLTEVDRLTKDAQHALRRTMEKYMSTCRLILCSTSTSKVIGPIQSRCLAIRVPLPSTEEVCSVLTSICKKEGLLLPPELAKQISDKSGRNLRKALLMCEACRVQQYPFSADQEVPETDWEVYLRETANAIVSQQSPQRLLEVRARLYELLTHCIPPDVIMKGLVRELLSNCDGQLKTEVAHMAAFYEHRLQLGNKAIYHLEAFVAKFMAVYKKFMEDGLDAMMF; encoded by the exons ATGAGTTTATGGTTGGATAAATATCGGCCGACTGCTCTCGGGAAGCTCGACTTCCATAAAGAACAAGCTACGCAGCTGAAGAACCTG GTTCAATGTGGCGACTTCCCTCACCTGTTGGTGTACGGACCGTCAGGCGCCGGGAAGAAGACCCGCATCATGTGTCTGCTGAGGGAGCTGTATGGACCTGGAGTGGAGAAGCTGCGGATAGAGCACCAGACTGTTGTG GCTCCCTCAAAGAAGAAAATTGAAATAAACACAATCGCCAGCAACTACCACTTGGAAGTCAACCCAAG CGATGCTGGGAACCAGGACCGTGTGGTGATCCAGGAGCTGATTAAAACTGTTGCTCAGTCTCAGCAGATCCAGTCCAGCACCCAGAGAGACTTTAAAG TTGTGCTGCTGAcggaggtggacagactgaccAAGGACGCCCAGCATGCTTTGCGTCGTACGATGGAGAAGTACATGTCCACCTGCCGCCTCATCCTctgctccacctccacctccaagGTCATCGGGCCCATTCAGAGCCGCTGTCTGGCTATCAGAGTTCCTCTGCCCAGCACAGAAGAG GTGTGCAGTGTTTTGACATCAATCTGTAAGAAGGAGGGTCTGCTCCTCCCACCAGAGCTCGCCAAGCAGATCAGTGACAAGTCGGGTAGAAACCTGCGTAAAGCCCTTCTGATGTGTGAGGCCTGCAGAGTGCAGCA GTATCCGTTCTCGGCCGACCAGGAGGTCCCAGAGACGGACTGGGAGGTCTACCTCAGAGAGACCGCTAACGCCATCGTCAGCCAGCAGAGTCCTCAGAg gttgcTGGAGGTCCGGGCGAGGCTGTACGAGCTGCTGACTCACTGCATCCCTCCTGATGTCATCATGAAG GGTCTGGTCCGAGAGCTGCTGAGTAACTGTGACGGCCAGCTGAAGACCGAGGTGGCCCACATGGCGGCTTTCTACGAACACAGACTGCAGCTGGGGAACAAAGCCATCTACCACCTGGAGGCCTTCGTCGCCAAGTTCATGGCCGTCTACAAGAAGTTCATGGAGGACGGTCTGGACGCCATGATGTTCTGA